A part of Prolixibacteraceae bacterium genomic DNA contains:
- a CDS encoding S41 family peptidase codes for MNRIGYCFLVLNIILLSSCSSISDDHDRVYNAVEVYNDFWRSYDLYYANFFVKSLDWDAVYEKYRSRIDKQTNDEILYQILTEIEQKELKDGHSYIAQTKEYLISYQPKRVGFDDSYLVSERYYTNEVDILDSKMEFIEYGFVKPELTVGSGLIGYLRVKAFMPDNELQSFGQFKSEVDKAMNLLRSTSSIIIDVRNNRGGYSPWSEYLAGYFTLTSGEYMIEKVRYNDNRMDLKVIKNSFVVSTSSNFVYDGNCTVLMNRLTASAAEIFVVAMKRLSQVTTIGTRTFGIFSPSMYRELVNGWYVRIPVSDVRLPNGISYEGVGISPDIKMKNVSLSSFEDPALIKAINHANKN; via the coding sequence ATGAATAGAATCGGTTATTGTTTCTTGGTTTTAAATATAATCCTACTCTCTTCATGTAGTTCCATCTCAGATGATCATGATCGGGTGTATAATGCGGTTGAAGTTTATAACGATTTTTGGCGATCATACGACTTGTATTATGCTAATTTCTTTGTGAAATCTCTCGACTGGGACGCCGTTTACGAAAAGTATAGAAGTCGAATTGATAAGCAGACTAATGACGAGATTCTGTATCAAATATTGACCGAGATTGAGCAAAAAGAGTTGAAAGATGGACATTCTTACATTGCACAAACCAAAGAGTACCTTATTTCGTATCAACCCAAAAGAGTTGGTTTTGATGATTCGTATTTAGTTTCAGAAAGATATTATACAAATGAGGTCGATATTTTAGATTCTAAAATGGAATTTATTGAATATGGATTTGTTAAACCTGAGCTCACTGTCGGTTCTGGTCTAATTGGGTATTTAAGGGTAAAGGCTTTTATGCCAGACAATGAGTTGCAATCGTTTGGACAATTCAAATCAGAAGTGGATAAGGCCATGAACCTTCTTCGGAGTACTTCTTCTATTATTATTGATGTGAGAAATAATAGAGGTGGTTATTCTCCATGGTCTGAATATCTTGCGGGTTATTTTACATTGACGTCTGGTGAGTACATGATAGAAAAAGTCCGATATAATGATAATAGAATGGATTTAAAGGTGATTAAGAATAGTTTTGTTGTATCGACTTCATCAAATTTTGTTTATGATGGCAATTGTACTGTACTCATGAATCGATTGACCGCAAGTGCGGCTGAAATATTTGTTGTGGCAATGAAGCGACTTTCTCAGGTAACTACGATAGGAACAAGAACTTTTGGTATATTTTCACCATCGATGTATCGAGAATTAGTCAATGGATGGTACGTGCGAATCCCTGTAAGTGATGTTCGTTTACCAAATGGCATAAGTTATGAAGGGGTCGGGATTTCACCAGATATAAAGATGAAGAATGTTAGTTTGTCTTCTTTTGAAGACCCTGCATTGATTAAAGCCATAAACCATGCGAATAAGAATTAG
- a CDS encoding SDR family NAD(P)-dependent oxidoreductase, whose protein sequence is MKNILIIGCGPGLGLSLAKTFGMNGNHISLISRNINKLNGYKEYLKKNNIPVIVQNADVENLEDLKNALNKIREKISHFDVVIYNAASLRLKDVLEDTPEQMLKDYKINTLHALEVVKYLYTELKANKGTVLLTGGGFALHPNPRFGSLSMGKAALRNLSHQLYKKLRRDKIFVGTVTITDFINKESDKYSPDKIAEQFYTLYLNKDQNEIIY, encoded by the coding sequence ATGAAAAACATTTTAATCATTGGCTGTGGACCAGGCCTCGGATTATCATTAGCTAAAACCTTTGGAATGAATGGTAATCACATATCATTAATCAGTAGAAATATTAATAAACTGAACGGTTACAAAGAGTATTTAAAGAAAAATAATATTCCAGTTATTGTTCAAAATGCTGATGTCGAAAACCTCGAAGATCTTAAAAATGCATTAAATAAGATTCGAGAAAAAATATCTCATTTTGATGTAGTGATTTATAATGCAGCCTCATTGAGATTAAAGGATGTATTGGAAGATACTCCGGAACAGATGCTGAAAGATTATAAGATAAATACGCTACATGCACTAGAGGTTGTAAAATATTTATACACAGAACTAAAAGCCAACAAAGGCACTGTTCTTTTAACGGGAGGAGGTTTTGCGTTACATCCGAATCCACGCTTCGGTTCCCTCTCCATGGGGAAAGCAGCATTACGAAATTTATCACACCAACTATACAAAAAGTTACGCCGCGACAAAATATTTGTAGGTACAGTAACCATTACAGACTTTATTAATAAAGAGAGTGATAAATACTCGCCAGATAAAATTGCGGAGCAATTCTACACTCTTTATCTCAATAAAGATCAGAATGAAATTATATACTAA
- a CDS encoding RNA polymerase sigma factor: MKQEFLDKISEHQKIIHKVCSVYCVDSEARKDLFQEILVQLWRAYPSFKGEAKFSTWMYRVAFNTAITYFKKEKRNISTQSIENEVFHVTDDGRDEEFEARVEFLHRAIGTLSSIEKSIILLYLEEKKYDEISEIMGITQNNVRVKMSRIKDKLRKIMNPS; the protein is encoded by the coding sequence TTGAAACAAGAATTTTTAGATAAAATATCGGAACATCAAAAGATCATTCATAAAGTTTGTAGTGTGTATTGTGTTGATTCAGAGGCAAGGAAAGATCTGTTTCAAGAGATTCTCGTGCAGCTTTGGAGAGCTTATCCTTCTTTTAAAGGAGAAGCTAAGTTTAGTACATGGATGTATCGCGTTGCATTTAATACTGCAATCACCTATTTTAAGAAAGAGAAACGTAATATTTCAACACAAAGTATAGAAAATGAGGTGTTTCATGTAACAGATGATGGAAGAGATGAAGAGTTTGAAGCGAGAGTCGAGTTTCTTCATCGTGCTATCGGGACATTATCTTCCATTGAAAAGTCCATTATATTATTGTACCTTGAAGAGAAAAAGTATGATGAAATCTCTGAAATAATGGGGATCACTCAGAATAATGTTCGGGTGAAAATGTCGAGAATTAAGGATAAACTAAGAAAAATAATGAACCCAAGTTAG
- the dnaE gene encoding DNA polymerase III subunit alpha has protein sequence MTPFTHLHVHSQYSILDGAAGVKALVSKAKENGMKAVALTDHGTMFGIKEFHAACKANDIKPILGCETYVAKRNLSTKKEKVDRSGHHLILLAKNEQGYKNLLHLISVANTDGMYYRPRIDKDLLEKYREGIIVTSACLGGEIPQWIMKGEMEKADETIQWFKSVFGEDYYLELQRHPCQDPRLRTNIYENQVLVNQKILELGEKHGVKVIAANDVHFVNKEDAEAHDILICLNTGKDYDDPNRMRYTRQEWFKTSDEMYELFSDIPHVVSETDNIADKIEYYELNSAPIMPEFPIPLGFATFEQYKEKYNQKDLESEFKGSLDRMGGYEGALRVKLESDYLAHLVYEGVKDRFPDNFTEDKKERIDFELETIKSMGFPGYFLIVQDFICAARDMGVIVGPGRGSAAGSAVAYAIGITNVDPIKYDLLFERFLNPDRISMPDIDIDFDDDGRQMVLDWVTEKYGHDKVAHICTFGTMAAKMALKDVARVLKLPLSEANRLAKMVPEAPKMTLKKAYAENPDLEKEKRGTDQLVSKTISLAESLEGCVRQTGVHACGVLIGRDTLSQNIPVMPTKGEALLTTQYDGRFVEDIGLLKMDFLGLKTLSIIKESLDNIKLSKGIDIDIDGIPMDDQETYKLFSRGDTTAIFQFESPGMKKYLRMLQPNRFEDLVAMNALYRPGPMEYIPDFINRKHGVSDIIYDHPMMEPYLKNTYGITVFQEQVMLQSRALGNFTRGQSDTLRKAMGKKNMRLMEELKAKFIEGCKNNVDFMTGCEVDQKDPDRLIGKIWSDWEAFASYAFNKSHSVCYAYIAYQTGYLKAHYPAEFMAAVLSRNLSNIDKLSNFMEECRHMELDVKGPDVNESYRKFTVNKEGVIRYGLAGVKGVGEGAVDAIIEERDNNGIFNDIFDFVERIPLKTVNKKNIEGLAVSGGFDLFEEINRAQFFEPTRTSTTFVEDLIAYGNKIQSDQQGNGMGSLFGDLAPIEVKKPNVPIAEEWPKMELLEREKELIGIYLSSHPLDDYRFEIDHFASKQFKVSDLSNLDKLVGKEVAIAGMVTDAKEAMTKTGKPFSNMTFEDFSGNFRFFFFGKNHENYSKFCKIGSLLLVKGRVEQSMFRPGELEFNVTFVEFLSNLREKVKSLDVEIPSDLIDQDFNNAFQDIVDQNNGQTLLTLSFVNKSKKQKISLISRNKRVFLSDSFLSFLQKYEEITFKLN, from the coding sequence ATGACACCATTTACGCATTTACATGTTCACTCTCAGTATTCTATTTTAGATGGAGCTGCAGGGGTTAAGGCTTTGGTCTCAAAGGCAAAAGAGAATGGAATGAAAGCTGTTGCTTTGACCGATCATGGAACGATGTTTGGAATAAAAGAGTTTCATGCTGCATGTAAAGCCAATGATATAAAGCCAATTTTAGGTTGTGAAACCTATGTTGCAAAAAGAAATTTATCTACAAAAAAAGAGAAGGTTGACCGTTCTGGTCATCACTTAATCCTGTTAGCAAAGAATGAACAAGGGTATAAGAACTTGTTACATCTAATCTCTGTTGCAAATACCGATGGGATGTATTATCGTCCTCGAATTGACAAAGATCTTCTTGAGAAATATCGCGAGGGAATTATCGTCACTTCTGCATGTTTAGGTGGTGAGATTCCTCAGTGGATTATGAAAGGTGAAATGGAGAAGGCTGATGAAACGATTCAGTGGTTCAAGAGTGTCTTTGGTGAAGATTATTACCTTGAACTTCAACGTCATCCATGTCAGGATCCTCGTCTTAGAACTAATATCTATGAAAACCAAGTATTGGTTAACCAAAAGATTCTAGAGCTTGGTGAAAAGCATGGAGTAAAGGTCATTGCAGCAAATGATGTTCACTTTGTGAATAAAGAAGATGCAGAGGCTCATGATATTCTAATCTGTTTGAATACAGGAAAAGATTATGATGACCCCAATAGAATGCGTTATACAAGACAGGAGTGGTTTAAAACATCAGATGAAATGTATGAGTTGTTCTCAGACATTCCCCATGTAGTTTCTGAGACGGATAATATTGCGGATAAAATCGAATATTATGAACTGAACTCTGCTCCAATTATGCCAGAGTTCCCTATTCCTCTTGGTTTTGCAACTTTTGAGCAGTATAAAGAAAAATATAACCAAAAAGATCTTGAAAGTGAGTTTAAAGGGTCACTAGATCGAATGGGAGGATACGAAGGAGCCTTGCGTGTAAAGTTAGAGTCGGACTATCTAGCTCACTTGGTATATGAAGGGGTGAAAGATCGGTTTCCAGACAACTTCACAGAGGATAAAAAGGAACGTATTGATTTTGAACTTGAGACGATTAAATCCATGGGATTCCCTGGTTATTTCTTAATTGTACAAGATTTTATATGTGCAGCTAGAGATATGGGGGTAATTGTTGGCCCAGGTCGTGGATCTGCAGCAGGATCTGCTGTTGCTTATGCAATTGGAATTACTAATGTCGATCCGATTAAGTATGATCTTCTTTTCGAACGTTTCCTAAATCCAGATCGTATATCGATGCCTGATATTGATATTGATTTTGATGATGATGGTCGTCAAATGGTATTGGATTGGGTAACGGAGAAGTATGGACATGATAAGGTGGCACATATTTGCACTTTTGGAACAATGGCTGCAAAGATGGCATTAAAGGATGTTGCAAGGGTTCTAAAGCTACCATTATCCGAAGCTAATAGATTGGCTAAGATGGTGCCTGAAGCTCCTAAAATGACGCTAAAAAAGGCTTACGCTGAGAATCCTGATTTAGAAAAAGAAAAACGAGGGACAGACCAACTTGTTTCAAAAACAATTTCACTTGCCGAATCTCTAGAGGGATGTGTAAGACAAACAGGAGTACATGCCTGTGGTGTTCTTATTGGGCGTGATACTTTGTCTCAGAATATTCCAGTAATGCCAACCAAAGGAGAGGCGCTATTGACTACCCAATATGATGGACGTTTTGTTGAAGATATTGGGCTTCTAAAGATGGACTTCTTAGGTTTAAAGACTTTGTCTATTATCAAAGAATCGCTAGATAATATTAAGTTGTCGAAAGGTATTGATATTGATATCGATGGAATACCTATGGATGACCAAGAGACATATAAACTCTTTAGCCGCGGAGATACAACTGCAATATTCCAGTTTGAGTCCCCAGGTATGAAAAAGTATCTTCGTATGTTGCAACCCAATAGATTCGAAGATTTGGTTGCTATGAATGCATTGTATCGACCAGGACCAATGGAATATATCCCAGACTTCATTAATCGTAAACATGGTGTTTCTGATATCATATATGATCATCCTATGATGGAGCCTTATTTGAAAAACACTTATGGTATTACCGTTTTTCAGGAGCAAGTGATGCTTCAATCTCGTGCTCTTGGAAATTTCACTCGAGGTCAATCTGATACATTGCGTAAAGCAATGGGAAAGAAGAATATGAGGTTGATGGAAGAGCTTAAAGCAAAATTTATTGAGGGGTGTAAGAATAATGTTGATTTTATGACTGGCTGTGAGGTCGACCAAAAAGATCCAGATCGACTTATTGGAAAGATTTGGAGTGATTGGGAAGCTTTTGCATCTTATGCTTTTAATAAATCACACTCTGTTTGTTATGCTTATATTGCTTACCAGACCGGTTATTTAAAGGCACATTACCCTGCTGAATTTATGGCAGCTGTATTGAGTCGGAACCTAAGTAATATAGATAAGCTCTCCAATTTTATGGAAGAGTGTAGGCATATGGAACTTGATGTTAAAGGTCCAGATGTGAATGAATCATATCGAAAGTTTACTGTAAATAAAGAAGGAGTAATACGTTATGGTTTAGCTGGAGTAAAAGGAGTTGGAGAAGGTGCTGTGGATGCAATTATTGAAGAGCGAGATAATAATGGCATATTTAATGATATCTTTGATTTTGTTGAGCGTATCCCTTTAAAAACAGTCAATAAGAAAAATATCGAAGGATTGGCAGTGTCTGGTGGATTTGATCTATTTGAAGAGATTAATAGAGCTCAATTTTTTGAACCAACCAGAACGAGCACTACATTTGTTGAGGATTTGATCGCTTATGGGAATAAGATTCAGTCTGATCAACAAGGTAATGGAATGGGTTCTTTATTTGGAGATTTGGCGCCGATTGAAGTGAAAAAACCTAATGTTCCAATTGCAGAAGAGTGGCCAAAAATGGAACTTCTTGAGAGAGAAAAAGAGTTAATTGGTATTTACTTATCCTCGCATCCTTTAGATGATTATCGGTTTGAGATAGACCACTTTGCATCAAAGCAATTTAAAGTAAGTGACTTATCAAATCTTGATAAGTTGGTAGGTAAAGAAGTGGCTATTGCAGGGATGGTGACTGATGCAAAAGAGGCTATGACTAAAACGGGAAAACCATTCTCAAATATGACATTTGAGGATTTCTCAGGAAACTTTAGGTTCTTTTTCTTTGGGAAAAATCATGAGAATTACTCAAAATTTTGTAAAATTGGATCACTATTACTTGTTAAAGGGCGTGTTGAACAGAGCATGTTTAGACCAGGAGAGCTAGAATTTAATGTTACATTCGTTGAATTCTTATCAAATTTAAGAGAAAAGGTTAAAAGTCTTGATGTTGAAATCCCTAGCGATCTGATTGATCAAGACTTTAATAATGCATTTCAAGATATTGTGGATCAAAATAATGGTCAGACACTCTTAACGTTATCTTTTGTGAACAAGAGTAAAAAACAGAAGATTTCACTGATATCTAGAAATAAACGTGTATTTTTGTCTGACAGTTTCCTTTCATTTTTACAAAAATATGAAGAGATTACGTTTAAACTAAATTAA
- the trxA gene encoding thioredoxin, whose protein sequence is MAIEVTDANFDEVVIQSEQPVLVDFWAEWCGPCRMLTPVVEELAKEYEGKVVVTKMDVDNNQGTAAKYGIRNIPTILFFKGGEVVDKQVGAVPKTILASKLDSLL, encoded by the coding sequence ATGGCTATTGAAGTAACTGATGCGAATTTCGACGAAGTAGTTATTCAGTCTGAACAGCCTGTTCTTGTGGACTTTTGGGCAGAATGGTGTGGACCTTGTCGTATGTTAACTCCTGTTGTTGAAGAGTTGGCTAAAGAGTATGAAGGAAAAGTTGTTGTTACAAAAATGGACGTGGACAACAACCAAGGTACTGCTGCTAAGTATGGAATTCGTAATATTCCTACAATCCTTTTCTTTAAAGGTGGCGAAGTAGTAGACAAGCAAGTTGGTGCTGTTCCTAAGACTATTTTGGCTAGTAAACTTGACTCTTTATTGTAA
- a CDS encoding endonuclease/exonuclease/phosphatase family protein: MKKKRGIISFIGVVVAILTIVSSLSYHIPPDLLSISGFFSLLFPLFFLLNVILFIFFYSRLKKRYSIIAILISIPLLNNFLSFDASREVFGESDPFKVISYNIKSHRLISPNKIINKDIGKLIQTNSPDVVCLQEVNISGLVNNKQLIIGGKSYYIYHSGKSNVILSRYRYIHKEGIDIGDTNNSVIYADIEINNSRIRVYNCHLQSFRINPSEYKLYDTLRFKTEKQRMIKGKEFLKKMNAGFKVRAKQARIVKEHVSACPSAVLVCGDFNSTPSSYTYHILKKGLEDSFVERGYGYGASYRRNLVGVRIDYLLHSDDISTNSYKTFTESNSDHVPIMATYHIK, encoded by the coding sequence ATGAAAAAGAAGAGAGGAATTATTTCTTTCATCGGGGTTGTCGTAGCTATTCTAACAATTGTGTCAAGTTTAAGTTATCATATTCCCCCAGATTTATTGAGTATCTCTGGATTCTTTAGCCTACTATTCCCACTATTTTTTTTACTAAATGTTATACTATTTATCTTTTTCTACTCTAGACTGAAGAAGAGATACTCAATTATTGCAATACTAATCTCTATACCTCTTTTAAATAACTTTCTAAGTTTCGATGCATCAAGAGAAGTATTTGGTGAATCTGATCCATTTAAAGTAATTAGTTACAACATTAAATCTCATAGATTAATTTCGCCTAATAAGATAATAAACAAAGATATTGGTAAGCTGATACAGACGAATAGTCCTGATGTTGTTTGTTTACAAGAAGTCAATATCTCTGGGCTGGTAAATAATAAACAATTGATCATTGGAGGAAAGAGTTATTATATCTATCATTCAGGTAAATCAAATGTCATTCTTTCTAGATATAGGTATATACACAAAGAAGGCATCGATATTGGCGACACAAATAATAGTGTCATCTATGCAGATATTGAAATTAATAACTCTAGGATTAGAGTGTACAACTGCCATCTACAATCTTTTAGGATTAATCCTTCAGAGTATAAGTTATACGATACACTGCGTTTTAAAACAGAGAAGCAGCGTATGATTAAGGGGAAGGAGTTCCTTAAGAAGATGAATGCAGGATTTAAAGTGAGAGCAAAACAAGCCCGAATAGTGAAGGAACACGTCTCGGCATGCCCTAGTGCTGTACTTGTTTGTGGCGATTTTAATTCAACACCCTCATCTTATACTTACCATATTCTAAAAAAAGGATTAGAAGACTCCTTTGTAGAAAGAGGATATGGTTATGGTGCAAGCTATCGACGAAATTTAGTTGGTGTAAGGATTGACTATCTTTTGCATTCCGATGATATCTCCACTAATAGCTATAAGACCTTCACTGAGAGCAACTCTGACCATGTCCCCATAATGGCTACTTATCACATAAAATAA
- a CDS encoding rhomboid family intramembrane serine protease, translating into MMSLFNELRNAYKNGGYLTRLIYINVIIFFLIRGIDVILFLMGLPMGTILNYLALPNDLGLLLYRPWTLVTYMFVHYSFFHILSNLLFLYWFGRIFLQYLNQKKLLSTYIIGGICGGLLYLIAFNSLGVFSQSNSILLGASAAVFAIVVATAVYAPNYQLYLMFIGPVRIKYIALFYIALSTILITSNNAGGNIAHLGGALWGYLFIHFLKKGKDIGSWIYPILDKIIHIFSSSSKNMKVKYRRSASDMDDQQYNINKKSKEKETNRILDKIAKSGYDSLTQEEKNHLFKMGKK; encoded by the coding sequence ATGATGAGCTTATTTAATGAGCTTCGCAACGCTTATAAAAATGGTGGTTACTTAACAAGATTGATCTATATCAATGTAATCATCTTTTTCCTGATTCGAGGAATTGATGTCATTCTATTTCTGATGGGGCTTCCTATGGGCACAATCCTAAACTATCTAGCACTTCCTAATGACTTAGGACTTTTGCTATATAGACCATGGACTCTAGTCACCTATATGTTCGTCCATTATAGCTTCTTTCATATCCTATCAAATCTTCTTTTTCTCTATTGGTTTGGTAGAATATTCTTGCAATACCTAAATCAAAAGAAGTTATTATCAACATATATCATCGGAGGTATTTGTGGTGGATTATTGTATCTCATCGCATTCAATTCGTTAGGAGTATTTAGCCAAAGTAATTCTATACTCTTAGGTGCTTCGGCAGCGGTATTTGCCATCGTTGTGGCAACAGCAGTATATGCTCCTAACTATCAATTGTATTTGATGTTTATAGGTCCTGTAAGGATCAAGTATATTGCTCTGTTTTATATTGCACTATCCACTATTTTGATCACATCAAACAATGCAGGTGGAAATATCGCACATCTTGGAGGTGCACTTTGGGGGTATCTATTCATACACTTTTTAAAGAAAGGGAAAGATATCGGCAGCTGGATTTACCCTATTCTTGATAAGATTATTCATATTTTTAGTAGTTCATCTAAAAATATGAAAGTAAAATATAGACGTTCAGCATCTGATATGGACGATCAACAATATAACATAAACAAAAAGAGCAAGGAGAAAGAGACCAATCGTATTCTTGATAAGATTGCAAAGTCAGGGTATGATAGTTTAACACAAGAAGAGAAAAATCATCTTTTTAAAATGGGCAAGAAATGA
- a CDS encoding rhomboid family intramembrane serine protease: protein MNYQRILPNTPPAVKGLLLANVIMFALSYIFGDVFMKLFALYIPASEYFFPHQFITHLFMHGSISHIFFNMFALWMFGKILEQVWGSKRFLVYYFVTGLGAALLHTLVNYYELHSLNVAGQALLNTPTPQLFESFVHKYIQYPSKGLTELVYEFANNPDSETIKATLPDIVHRISEIKINIPTVGASGAVYGVLLAFGMLFPNTELMLIFPPIPIKAKYMVIGYAVLELVLGVSQPGSNIAHFAHLGGMLFGWILIKYWSNNRNNFY from the coding sequence GTGAACTATCAACGTATATTACCTAATACCCCTCCTGCTGTAAAAGGATTACTTCTTGCAAATGTTATCATGTTTGCCCTCTCCTATATATTTGGAGATGTATTCATGAAACTATTTGCACTGTATATCCCTGCTTCAGAGTATTTCTTTCCACATCAGTTTATTACACATCTTTTCATGCATGGAAGTATATCTCATATCTTCTTTAACATGTTTGCATTATGGATGTTTGGTAAGATACTAGAACAAGTATGGGGTTCAAAAAGATTCCTTGTATACTATTTTGTTACTGGACTAGGTGCTGCACTTCTACATACATTAGTTAACTACTATGAATTACATTCATTAAATGTAGCTGGACAAGCATTACTCAACACCCCAACGCCACAGTTATTTGAAAGTTTTGTTCATAAGTATATACAATACCCATCTAAAGGATTAACTGAGCTAGTTTATGAGTTTGCCAACAATCCTGACTCAGAGACAATAAAGGCAACTCTACCAGACATAGTTCACAGAATATCTGAAATAAAGATTAATATCCCAACAGTAGGTGCTTCAGGTGCAGTATATGGAGTTCTTTTGGCTTTTGGTATGCTATTTCCAAATACTGAGTTGATGCTTATCTTCCCACCCATACCAATTAAAGCAAAATATATGGTTATTGGGTATGCAGTGTTAGAGTTAGTACTAGGTGTTTCGCAGCCAGGAAGTAATATTGCACATTTTGCACATCTTGGTGGCATGCTTTTTGGATGGATTCTTATTAAATATTGGAGTAATAATCGAAATAACTTTTATTGA
- the mutL gene encoding DNA mismatch repair endonuclease MutL yields MSDIIHLLPDSVANQIAAGEVVQRPASVVKEMVENAIDAGATKVTINLKDAGRTLIQVIDNGKGMSPTDARISFERHATSKIQKAEDLFAIRSMGFRGEALASIAAVSEIELKTRKEEDQIGTHIQISASEVSSQEEVVCERGCNFTIKNLFYNIPARRKFLKSDRAELKHIMVEVQRIALSHHDVSFRLYHNDSIIYDLPMSNLRKRIVNLLGKNINQNLIPVEVETSIIKITGYIGQPKFARKTSGDQFFFVNQRYMRHPYFHKAITNAYENIIASDTIPAYFLFFEVDPQNIDVNIHPTKTEIKFEDEKSAWHIIHAAVRESLGKFNIVPSIEFDQSGAIDIPALLEQEQEDMATPAIEVDQAYNPFDISRSVENNFRPTNQVNNAQRFNNNRSNWNELYNGVETEKVNQEIQANLEAFEMDIPDAEQNEPFFNQQGDAVQQTLDIEEDTKLGRFLHLKNKYILTPVKSGLMVIDQRKAHQRILYEGFLQLVETQQTVSQQQLFPHTIELGLMDGEVLKSILDELNKFGFDIQQANDHGFIINGIPSILGKINPVGLLERIIEEVKGRPFDIKEEINNYVAKILAKTSCIHNNKAMKDPEVEQLFNDLFCCSHPTISPWGDPVLKIMALDDLDKFLK; encoded by the coding sequence ATGTCAGATATCATACACTTACTTCCTGATTCCGTTGCGAATCAAATAGCTGCTGGAGAGGTTGTCCAACGACCTGCGTCAGTAGTAAAAGAGATGGTTGAAAATGCAATTGATGCAGGTGCTACTAAGGTGACCATTAATCTTAAAGATGCAGGGCGTACTCTTATTCAGGTTATTGATAACGGAAAAGGGATGTCACCAACAGATGCTCGGATTAGTTTTGAGCGTCATGCAACTTCTAAGATACAGAAAGCTGAAGATCTTTTTGCTATTCGAAGTATGGGGTTCAGAGGTGAGGCTTTGGCATCTATTGCAGCAGTATCTGAGATTGAATTAAAGACACGAAAAGAGGAAGATCAGATTGGAACACACATCCAAATAAGTGCATCTGAGGTGAGTTCACAAGAGGAGGTAGTTTGTGAACGTGGATGTAATTTCACCATTAAGAACCTATTCTACAATATTCCAGCAAGAAGAAAGTTTCTTAAGTCGGATCGTGCCGAGTTAAAACATATCATGGTGGAGGTACAACGTATCGCTTTATCTCATCATGATGTATCTTTTAGACTGTATCATAATGATTCGATCATTTATGATCTACCGATGTCTAACCTTCGTAAAAGAATTGTCAATCTTTTAGGAAAGAATATCAATCAAAACCTTATTCCTGTAGAGGTAGAGACCTCTATTATCAAAATAACAGGATATATTGGCCAACCTAAGTTTGCACGAAAAACTTCTGGGGATCAATTCTTTTTTGTGAACCAACGCTATATGAGACACCCTTATTTTCATAAGGCTATAACCAATGCTTATGAAAATATCATTGCGAGTGATACTATTCCTGCGTATTTTCTCTTCTTTGAAGTTGACCCTCAAAATATTGATGTAAATATTCATCCAACAAAGACTGAAATTAAGTTTGAGGATGAGAAATCGGCATGGCATATTATTCATGCAGCAGTGAGAGAGAGTTTAGGAAAATTCAATATTGTACCATCCATTGAGTTTGACCAATCTGGGGCAATAGATATTCCAGCACTGTTAGAACAAGAACAGGAGGATATGGCTACACCTGCAATTGAGGTGGATCAAGCCTATAATCCGTTTGACATCTCTCGTAGTGTTGAGAATAATTTTCGACCAACAAATCAAGTCAATAATGCCCAACGTTTTAATAACAATCGGAGTAATTGGAATGAATTGTATAATGGCGTTGAAACAGAGAAGGTCAATCAAGAGATTCAGGCCAACCTTGAAGCTTTTGAAATGGATATTCCCGATGCTGAACAAAATGAACCCTTCTTTAACCAACAAGGTGATGCAGTTCAACAAACATTGGATATTGAAGAGGATACTAAATTAGGTAGATTTCTACATCTTAAGAACAAATATATACTTACACCTGTTAAATCAGGATTGATGGTTATTGACCAACGTAAAGCGCACCAACGTATTCTGTACGAAGGCTTTTTGCAACTGGTAGAGACTCAGCAGACCGTTAGTCAACAACAACTCTTTCCACATACTATTGAGCTAGGCTTAATGGATGGAGAGGTACTCAAGTCAATACTAGATGAGTTAAATAAATTTGGTTTTGACATACAACAAGCAAATGATCATGGCTTTATAATCAATGGGATACCAAGCATCTTAGGCAAGATAAACCCTGTGGGATTGCTTGAAAGAATTATAGAAGAGGTCAAAGGTCGACCTTTTGATATCAAAGAAGAGATCAATAATTATGTTGCTAAGATCTTGGCCAAGACATCGTGTATTCATAATAATAAAGCGATGAAAGACCCTGAAGTTGAACAACTCTTTAATGATCTATTCTGTTGCAGTCATCCAACAATCTCCCCATGGGGAGATCCTGTTCTTAAGATCATGGCACTGGATGATTTAGATAAATTTTTGAAGTAA